The genome window TGGCCGAAGGTGAAAAGCACGGAATCGGTACGGAGCAGTCCCATGAACGGTACGAGACTCTGATGGATCGACTGAAAGAAAATGCGATTATGGATGAAACGGAAGTCAGAGATGCGCTGGATCGGGTGAGTAAGGACAACTTCGGCGAGTTTGAGTCTACGGAGTGGAGTATTGTGTTCCATTTAGACGAAGGAAAGGCTGACTACTATCATCGTGAAAATTATACCCGGGGATACACCTTTTCGATTGAGTAACGGAAAGAGGAACTCCTTTGAATTATGTAAAAGTGTTGACGGATTTAGGATTCCTATGCAGGGAAAAATCTTTGATTCCGTCGGAATGTGAGGTGACGTTATGAAAGAAATTTTACTTTCTGCCAGAGGAGTAAAGAAGGAATTCCCCGGCAGGAATGAGAAAGAACAGGTGTTAAAGAGTATTGATGTTGATATATATGAAGGCGATTTCACGGTCATTATGGGCTCCTCCGGTGCAGGAAAATCTACACTGTTGTATGCGTTAAGCGGTATGGATAGTATTACTGATGGGAAAGTGCTGTACCGGGGAGAGGAAATCAGCGGGTACAGGGAACGGCAGATGGCAAAGCTGCGCTCCCATGAATTTGGCTTTGTGTTCCAGCAGACTCACCTTGTCAGCAATTTGAGTCTTTTTGAAAATGTAGCGGTGGCAGGTTATCTGGATTCCCAAAAGACGGCAAAGGCAGTAAGGGAAAAGGCTGAAAAACTGCTGGAAAAAATGAATGTGACATCGGCAAGGGACAGACTTCCTTCGGAGGTTTCCGGTGGGGAAGCGCAGAGAGCCGCTATTGCAAGAGCGGTCATTAACAATCCCGGGCTTTTGTTTGCTGATGAGCCAACCGGGGCCTTAAACAAGCGGAATACCAAGGAGGTGCTGAACCTCCTGACAACCCTAAACGAAAGCGGCCAGAGCATTCTGATGGTGACGCATGATATCCATGCGGCGATCCGGGGCACCAGGATTCTTTATCTGGAGGACGGAAAAATTCTGGATGAAATGCGATTTCCGGTTTTTCAGGATACAGATGCAAAGAACCGGGAAAAGAAACTGAGCGAATGGCTGAGTGCGTTGGCATGGTAAGGCGGTGATGGAATGGAGATAAAAACACTTTGGCTGGCAGACAGCAGGCGGCATAAAGGAAGCCTGGCAGGAATCTTTGTCCTGATCTTTCTCGTATCCGTATCTCTTGTCTCTGTTATGACCATCTGGAAAAATTCCGGACAGTATGTAAAAGACGAGATGGAACGGCTCGGCTTTGGAACGATTACGGCCTGGGTATCCGGTATTTCCGATATTGAAATGCTGACGGAGGAAATAGATGAGGTTTCCGGTGTGGAGAAAACAGGCATACAGCCCATTATTTTTTCAGAATATGAAGTAAACGGGCAGGAATCCGACAGTGAAGGGCAGCTTATAACCTATGAGCCGGAACGATATGCTTACAAAATTTTCTCGAATGACCTGAAAGGGTATGGAGCGGAGGCGGTGATTCACCCGGGAGAAATCTGTGTTTCCCCTTCCCTTCATTCCATGTTTGGAGTGGAAATTGGAGATGAAATCAGTTTTCTGGTTTCCCGTAATGGAGGAAAAGTGACATTTACGGTAAAGGACTGGTTTGAAGATCCGTTTATAGGAAGTTCCATGATCGGCATGAAGTCTTTTCTGATCTGTAGCGAGGATTATGAAAGAATTACAGGGATGATTCGTAAGTCAGGGATAGATGCCCTTGCCCGTGATGGCTATATGGTACACATCTTTCAAAGTGGATCGGAGAGCGCGGCACAGCTTAATGCAGTTCTGAATCGTGATACTGCGCTTTTGCAGTATGCAGAGTTTACTCATTCAGACAGTGCAATCTTTGGTTTTATGATGACCCTGCAAAATGTATTTACCGGGCTTTTGCTGGCATTTGTCCTGATACTGATCGTTGTAGCCATGATTGTGATGGGGCACAGCATCAGCAGTTCTTTGGAACAGGACATGGAAGATATCGGAATTCTGAAGACCATCGGGTTTACAACGAAGAAATTGCAGAAGATACAGATGCAGTTATATTTGATTCCTGTTTTTCTTGGAATCATGTCAGGCGTTTTGGGTGCCATTCCTGTTTCTTTGGCAGTCAGCCGAATGACGATGACCACAACAGGGCTGCTGGTCCCGGCAGGGATACCGTTTGCCGTATGTTTTCCTACGCTGCTCCTGGTATTTGGCGTTCTGGCTGGGTTTGTCTGGCTGAGAACAGCGCAGCTTGAAAAAATCACACCGATGAAAGCCATCCGGGGTGCAGATGGGAGTAGTGGTATGGGAAAGAGCGGACGTTCCCCCATCCATCAGAGACATTTAAGCTTCTGGCTTGCACTTCGGCAGGTGGTTTCCGGAAAAAGGCGATATTTGGGAGCATGCTTTGTTGCGATACTTCTGGTGTTTTTTGCTTCCCTGATCGGGCGTATGGATTCGTGGCTTGGCTCGGACGGAAAGGGGTTAATGGACGCATTCAATCCGGCAGATTTGCATATTGCGGCACAACCAATGGGAGAAGCTACCAGTGAGGAGGTGGAACGGACGATAGAAGAATATACCAACATCACTGACCGGTATATGCTTGCGATGCCCAGCGTTTCCGTGGAGGGAACCGATTATACGGCCAATGTGATCACGCAGCCGGAGCGATTCCATATGTTGCAGGGGCAGTCCTGCATGGAAGCGGATGAAATTGTGCTGACAGAGTTTGTAGCTGCCGACCTGAATGTGGGAGTCGGAGATATGGTTTCGGTCAGTGCAGGGCGAGGAAATGCCAAGTACCGGGTTTCCGGCATCTATCAATGTGCCAATGATATGGGAGCGAATGTAGGGTTGAGCCGTGAGGGATACCAAAGGATTGGGCAGGAAACTGCTAATATGTGGTGTATACATTATTTCATTGAGGATATAGATGTGCAGCCGCAGGTTATGGAAGCACTGGATGCGGCTTACGGCGGGGATGTCTATCTCCATGAAAATTCCTGGCCGGGCCTTTATGGGATTCTCTCGGCAATGGAGCTTTTAATGTATTTCATGTATGGAACAGTGATAATCCTGATTTTCGTAATTACCGCATTGACCGGAAGTAAGCTGCTGGTGATGGAGCAGAAAGATATGGGTGTTTACCGTTCCTTTGGATTTACTGCTATGCAGCTTCGGATATCTTTTGCAATTCGGTTTGGAATAGTCTCTCTTCTGGGGGCTTTGATTGGAATGGCATGCAGTGCATTTTTTACAGACCCGTTGGTTGCGGCACTTCTTCGGAGCTTTGGGATCAGTAATTTTTCCTCGCATCCGAGCATAGGAAATGTCCTGTTTCCGGCCCTGGTGGTCATCACGGCTTTTACCGTGTTTGCATGGGGCGTTGCCGGAAAGATAAAAACAGGCAGGCTGGCATTCCTGCTCTCAAAATGAATAGAAAATTCCTATGCAAACATATTTGATATAAGTATTTGCTATTGTGAGCGATGGGGATTACAATAAAGTTAGAAGAAATGAAGAGCATTTTCAAAGAAAATATAAGGAGTAATTTGTAATGAAAAAACATATTTTTAGTGCGTTGAGTCTGGCTCTTGTGTTTGGAGTCATGCTGACAGGGTGCGGGAATTCTGCTGGGAAAGATTCGCCCAATACTACAGAAAGTGCGGCGGAGAATCCCGAAAGTGATGCACAGAGTGACAATGCAGCGGCAGTAACGGAACTGGTGGTACGGTTTGGCGATGAGGGAGAACCTTTTACCATGCATCTTTACGATAATGATACGGCAGCGGCTATTGCAAGGCATGTGGGGACCAGTGACTGGCGGCTCCCAATCTACCATTACGATGATTATGAGAATTGGGAAGTTATGCAGTATTACGATATCCCGAGTCGATATGAGATTCCATCTGCCCCGGAGCAGATTACTGAGGAAAAGGCCGGCACGGTTTATTATTCAGAACCGAACCGGGTTATCCTGTTTTATCAGGATGCAGAGGTTTCTGCTGAGTATACTCCTGTCGGATATTTTGATTATACGGATGAGTTTTTGAAGGCGGTGCAGGATAATCCGGTACTGGAAGGCTGGGGTAATAAAATCGTTCAGATTAGTGATGGTGAGTGAAAATGGAAGACAAGGGAATTAAGCTGGAACGACTGATAGAGTATGGTTCTAAGGAAGCAGTTATTCAGAACCTGAAAGATGCCGGGTGTGCCAAGGACATCATTGAATGCTGCATTGCCTGTATGGAACAGGGAAAGAAGAATGAACTGCTGAAAAGGCTGGAAGAACACAGAAAAGGCTTGTTGCACAAGGTGCATGAAGAAGAAAAACATATAGACTGCCTGGACTATCTGGTTTATCAGATCAGACGCTGTGAAAGTAAAAGCGAATAAAGGATATGGAGGAAGATAGCATGAAAGTGATTGAAAATCAAACATTTGATATGGAACGGGCGCTTTACGGAAGTGATGGCGTACTGGTGAGAAATTGCTCCTTTGACGGACCGGCAGACGGCGAGA of Roseburia hominis contains these proteins:
- a CDS encoding ABC transporter ATP-binding protein, with product MKEILLSARGVKKEFPGRNEKEQVLKSIDVDIYEGDFTVIMGSSGAGKSTLLYALSGMDSITDGKVLYRGEEISGYRERQMAKLRSHEFGFVFQQTHLVSNLSLFENVAVAGYLDSQKTAKAVREKAEKLLEKMNVTSARDRLPSEVSGGEAQRAAIARAVINNPGLLFADEPTGALNKRNTKEVLNLLTTLNESGQSILMVTHDIHAAIRGTRILYLEDGKILDEMRFPVFQDTDAKNREKKLSEWLSALAW
- a CDS encoding cyclophilin-like fold protein, with the translated sequence MKKHIFSALSLALVFGVMLTGCGNSAGKDSPNTTESAAENPESDAQSDNAAAVTELVVRFGDEGEPFTMHLYDNDTAAAIARHVGTSDWRLPIYHYDDYENWEVMQYYDIPSRYEIPSAPEQITEEKAGTVYYSEPNRVILFYQDAEVSAEYTPVGYFDYTDEFLKAVQDNPVLEGWGNKIVQISDGE
- a CDS encoding ABC transporter permease, encoding MEIKTLWLADSRRHKGSLAGIFVLIFLVSVSLVSVMTIWKNSGQYVKDEMERLGFGTITAWVSGISDIEMLTEEIDEVSGVEKTGIQPIIFSEYEVNGQESDSEGQLITYEPERYAYKIFSNDLKGYGAEAVIHPGEICVSPSLHSMFGVEIGDEISFLVSRNGGKVTFTVKDWFEDPFIGSSMIGMKSFLICSEDYERITGMIRKSGIDALARDGYMVHIFQSGSESAAQLNAVLNRDTALLQYAEFTHSDSAIFGFMMTLQNVFTGLLLAFVLILIVVAMIVMGHSISSSLEQDMEDIGILKTIGFTTKKLQKIQMQLYLIPVFLGIMSGVLGAIPVSLAVSRMTMTTTGLLVPAGIPFAVCFPTLLLVFGVLAGFVWLRTAQLEKITPMKAIRGADGSSGMGKSGRSPIHQRHLSFWLALRQVVSGKRRYLGACFVAILLVFFASLIGRMDSWLGSDGKGLMDAFNPADLHIAAQPMGEATSEEVERTIEEYTNITDRYMLAMPSVSVEGTDYTANVITQPERFHMLQGQSCMEADEIVLTEFVAADLNVGVGDMVSVSAGRGNAKYRVSGIYQCANDMGANVGLSREGYQRIGQETANMWCIHYFIEDIDVQPQVMEALDAAYGGDVYLHENSWPGLYGILSAMELLMYFMYGTVIILIFVITALTGSKLLVMEQKDMGVYRSFGFTAMQLRISFAIRFGIVSLLGALIGMACSAFFTDPLVAALLRSFGISNFSSHPSIGNVLFPALVVITAFTVFAWGVAGKIKTGRLAFLLSK